ATTGGCGTCTTTACCAAAGCGGTCAGTTTATACATCTCTTTACAGTAAGAGAAGCTTCAGAACAGGAATGGAGAAATAAACTTGAGGCCGACACCAAAAAGCATCTGGGGAGAATGAAAGATATAGATTGGTCAAAGGTACCTGGATTCATTTCCATTATTAATTTTATATACACGGTCACTGAAATTTTTGAATTTGCAGCTCGATTATCACAAAAGTCCATCTATCATGGCACGATTACGATCACGATCGAGTTGAAAGGCATTAGAGGCTTTGTGCTTACGATGGATGCACAGCGTTTTTGGCACGGTTACTATGCTACGAGTGAGAATAAATTGGGAAGATCTTGGGTTGGACCAAGCAATGAATTGGTCGCTAACAGTGCAGAAATATCTCTGGAGGTAGTAAACTGGTTCTTCGAACGGTTTGGATGGTTAGATATACGACCCGATTTGCTCAGAAGCGATCAGGAAAATTTCCTGAAGCGCCGAATCTAAGATGACTTTGATAAAAAAGTTATGGCTGTTCCAAAAGAAACAATCTGGGAATTAGATCCTCACGGTCGTGCAAAACACGAGATACTCCGTAGATACTTAGGCGCTTGGTTCCCTATTTTGAATAGCTACAGAGACCGGATACTATACGTTGACGGATTCTGTGGCCCTGGCCGGTATAAGGGCGGTGAACCAGGGTCACCTATCATTGCCTTGGAAGTAGCCAAAAACCACCGTCGGACATTAAAGGGTGAGCTTCTTTTCTGGTTTATAGACGAGCGCGCAGACCGTATTGAACATCTAAAAAGTGAACTCTCAACCATGCAATTGCCGTCTCATTTCAAGGTACATCCTGAAATTGGGCGCTTTGATGAAAAGTTTATACCTGTATTATCTCAACTCAAGGCTAAAAGGAAACAGCTTGCACCAACTTTTGCTTTTATTGATCCCTTTGGATTTTCCGGAATTCCTTTTGGTTTGATCTCTCAATTTCTCAAGCAGCCAAGTTGCGAGGCATTTATCACTTTCATGGTGGATGCGATAAACCGTTGGCTTGAGCACCCGAATCCTGAGATTGGTCAACACATTGTTGAAGTCTTCGGAACACAGGAAGCATTGACGATTGCCAATGGTCCCGGCGA
Above is a window of Nitrospiria bacterium DNA encoding:
- a CDS encoding three-Cys-motif partner protein TcmP, producing MAVPKETIWELDPHGRAKHEILRRYLGAWFPILNSYRDRILYVDGFCGPGRYKGGEPGSPIIALEVAKNHRRTLKGELLFWFIDERADRIEHLKSELSTMQLPSHFKVHPEIGRFDEKFIPVLSQLKAKRKQLAPTFAFIDPFGFSGIPFGLISQFLKQPSCEAFITFMVDAINRWLEHPNPEIGQHIVEVFGTQEALTIANGPGDRVANLRVLYQKQLQTVAKFVRYFEMRDIHDRIQYYLFFASN